A genome region from Desulfobaccales bacterium includes the following:
- a CDS encoding YHS domain-containing (seleno)protein has product MKIQVVKVWLALLIVGGLVAATAAQPPPTTSGGSGMALLNLENSIALHGYDPVAYFTRNRAVKGSKRIIERLGGAEYHFASSGDRYEFLRDAPRYQPQFGGYCVTSMAMGRLEDINPKVFLIYDGKLYLFNNQEFLDLFLRDPRRTIYEARQHYFKLATQQRGTY; this is encoded by the coding sequence ATGAAAATACAGGTAGTTAAGGTATGGCTGGCGCTGCTCATCGTGGGCGGCCTGGTGGCCGCGACCGCGGCACAGCCGCCGCCTACAACCTCCGGGGGCTCGGGTATGGCCCTGCTCAATCTGGAGAACTCCATAGCCCTGCACGGCTACGACCCGGTGGCGTATTTCACCCGCAACCGGGCGGTGAAAGGCAGCAAGCGGATTATTGAGCGGTTAGGGGGCGCCGAGTACCATTTTGCTTCCAGCGGCGACCGGTATGAGTTCCTCCGGGATGCGCCGCGCTATCAACCGCAATTCGGCGGCTACTGCGTCACTTCGATGGCCATGGGCCGCTTGGAGGACATCAATCCCAAGGTCTTCCTGATCTATGACGGGAAGCTCTACCTATTCAACAACCAGGAGTTCCTGGACTTGTTTCTGCGTGACCCTCGCCGGACCATTTATGAGGCCCGGCAACATTACTTTAAGCTGGCCACGCAGCAGCGCGGGACCTATTAA